The following is a genomic window from Fulvia fulva chromosome 9, complete sequence.
AACTCCTTCGCTAATCTCAATCGTCATGCTGTCATTCATCGCTCGCCATCCCATCATGGCGCAGCAAGCGCACGAACGACAGCAGGTCTCTCCGTGCTTCTGTCTCTTCCTGGCTGTGTTCCGCTGCGAAAAAATGGGATCTTCTCAATCAGTTGCCTCGTCGCTTCCTAGAACCCGCCATTCATGAGGTCCTCATCGCCATCGTCGTCGACGATTGGCGCATCGTAGGAGAGATCCATCATATCGGCTGGATCACCGCTGACGGCGTCCCCACTCCGCTTTATGCGCTTAGCATAATCGACGTACTCCTTGGTGAGCTGTAGCCGTCGGTCCGCGTCTCGAATGGATGCCACCAGAGTTGTGATGCGCTGGGTCTGGCCCTCGAGGTCGTCGTCCGCGGCTGTAGGCGCGACACTCGTCTCGTTGAAGCGCAGGACACCGTCGGTGCTGGAGAGATCGGCGTTGAGATGACCGCCTTGGATCATCTGCTGCAGTAGTTGGATCGCTTCTGTGTCTCGCATGTCGACCAGCTGTGCCACACGTGCAATGGACAACGCAGCGTATGTCTTCTGTAGATCAAGCACGCGGTATCGCATCAACGCTTCGCCGGCCTCCCGCACAAGTCTCAGGTTACCATCATCCTGCCATATGTTCGCAGCGACCTCAACCTCGGCGTTCCACTTCTTGTAGTCTCTCTTGTCGAAGTCGTCTGAAAGTGCATCGTATGGCTTCGCCAGCACTTGGATGCTCTTATAAACCGAGGGGTCGACAGTCTTTGGAGCAGGGTATGCGCGTCCTTGTGCCAGCAGACCGATCAAGACCCACTTCTTGTATGCCTCGACCTGCAAAGCGCTGACTGCATGTTGCTGGGTCGGTGACAGGATGACATGCTCGAGGAAGAGTCGTGCTCGATGGAAGTTTCGCATGCCGATGTAGATGTGGGCGCCGAGTAGGTAGTACTCCAGAACGTACTCCGTGCTGATAGGTTGGGAGAACTTTGAGTTGTAGGTGATGTATGCGTTGCTGAGTTCGTGCTCGTCGCTCAACAGTTCGTCGGGGGCGCCCTTGACGGCTTTCTGAGGAAACGCGTATATGTCTCTGTCAATGATTGGCAGTGCTTGACTGGGCACCTCGTTTCGAAGTGCTAGTCGGACGATGCGGAGATGGTTCGTGGTGAAGGTGCCAGCGGTCGGGTCTAGACGCAACAAGGCGTTGACCAGCAGGCTGATGTTGTCGGATCTGTCGTTCTGGAGCAGCTCGTATGTAGTTGTGAATAGGTTCCTCCACTCTTCGCCCACATATCGGACTTGGACTGGATCGAAGGATGTGAAGAAGAGCTCGATGTGTTGGTATAACTGCTCGAGGGCTCTGACGTCGTTGGCGTTTGCGTCCAGCTGTCTGTTGAGGGACACGAGGTAGGGTATCGAGTTGACGGCGGGGTCGAGCATTTCGAGTATGTTCTTCTTCTCGACGTTCTTAGTCCACGCAGACTGCGAGAGCCCGGACAGACTCTTGATGTAGGATGTCATCTCCTTGTCATAGTCCTTGATACTCAGatccttcttcttcttctccggCGGAAAGGACAGCATAGTTGCAAGGTCCGACATGGTGACGGCGGATGATGTAGTCGAGGATGCGGTGGTGGTGCAGAGGTGGTTGTATTGCGGATGCGCTATCGACTGCGGAAGGTGGACATGCTCCAATGGTGGTGACTGGATGGCATGTGCTGGAGAAGATGTCTCATATGTGCGATGTGGGCGGTGTTTGTGTGGAAGCTCGCAGTGAACGTGGAGCTCCAGTCAGGCAGCCGTGGCAGCGAGAGAGCTCAAGCTGGAGGTGACGCTTCGTGGCAGAATTAAGCTTCGGGCGGTGAGTGGGTCTTATCTAATCAATCTTTAGCGCCTCGCCACCAAGTTCCAGGCACGGCTCCGGTAATTCAGGGTCTGGTGTTTCCTACCCATACCTTAGCATTGACCTGAGCTGATCAGAGGCGTGATCAGTACATTGGTCGGGTCGTATCTCATGGCGGCCTCATCCTCGTTGTAAACACGTATTGGACTCGCAGCGCGGCTGACTTCTCAATCATGGCGGCGGCACAGCACACCAGTCGGTACAGGGACACGGTCCTCACCAGAAGGAAGATCGAGAGCTTGATCGCCGAAGGACGAAAGATTGTAATTGTGAATGGCACAGTGCTCAAGGTGGATGCATGGCTGCCATATCACCCAGGTGGTGACAAAGCATTGCTTCATATGGTGGGACGAGACGCAACGAACGAGGTCAAAGCATTTCATTCTGTGGAGACACAGCAGTTCATGCAAAAGTACCGCATAGGCAAGATTGAAGGCCAGTGGAAGGACTTCCTGCCTCCTATCCAAGGTGGAGTGTTCCGACGCGTAGAAGAGCAAGATTCCAGTACAACAGTCGAGAGTGATGGGGACACCGAGCGCGATTCATCCAGCCATAGCAGCTCATCTGAGCCTTCGCCAATATTCGAGCCCGCAGAACGTTTGTCAGACTCCCTGCGAAAGAGGCGATCCAGTGTCGCTGCTAGTGACTCTTCGGCAACATCCTTGGAAACGCTGGCAATTGGCGAGCCTGCTGTGGGATCGAACAAAGTGGCTACTGGCGACGAGAGGACGAAGCAAGAGCGGCAGAGAGATTTGGATACCTTCCCGAGCCTCGATCCGGCTACACAAGCGAGCATCATCGAGAAGTACAAGCTGCTGGATCAGCGTCTCAGGGATGACGGACTTTACAATTGCAACTATACCGCATACTTGTTCGAAGCCATGCGGTACAGCTTTCTGGCTTTCATGGCCTACTTCTTCCTGCAAAAGAGCTGGTACGCTCTATCCGGTCTCTTCTTGGGCATGATGTGGCACCAACTCGTCTTCACAGTCCACGATGCAGGTCACATGGGGATCACACACAACTTTCACGTCGACAGCTGCATCGGCATCTTCATTGCAGACTTCCTTGGCGGCCTATCCTGCTGCTGGTGGAAGCGCAACCACAACGTCCACCACATCGTTACGAACAGCGCAGAGCATGATCCAGACATCCAGCACATGCCCTTCTTCGCAGTCTCCCACCGCTTCTTCGACAGCTTGCGGAGCACATACTACGACCGCATCATGACCTTCGATGCGGTCGCCAAGTTCGTGCTTCAGTACCAGCACTACCTCTACTATCCAATCTTGACCATGGGCCGCTTCAACCTGTACGTCCTGAGCTGGCAGTACATCTTCCTTGGCCAAGGCCCACGTAAGGGTCCGGCCTGGTCGCACCGCTACCTCGAGATGGCCGGTCAAGCATTTTTCTGGTACTGGTTCGGCTACCTCACCGTCTACAAGTCGATACCTATCGGCTGGGATCGATTCATCTTCGTCATGGTATCACATGCCATTACCATGCCAGTGCACGTTCAGATCACACTTTCCCACTTTGCCATGAGTACCGCTGATCTCGGCGTTGCCGAGTCGTTCCCTCAGCGTATGTTACGGACGACAATGGACGTTGACTGTCCCGAGTGGCTGGACTTCTTCCATGGTGGTTTGCAGTTCCAGGCGGTGCATCATCTATTCCCACGGATGCCAAGGCATAATTTGAGGAAAGCACAGAAGCTGGTTATGGAATACTGCGATGAAGTTGGTATTCCTTATGCCATTTGGAACTTTACAGAGGGTAATGGCAAGGTGATCAAGCAGTTGGAGGATATTGCGAACCAAGCCAGAATTATGAGGGAATGTCAGAAGACAATGACGCTGCAGGATGCTCTTGAAGGACACTGAGATAGTCGATGATAATGAAACGTTCATGGCGAAATTGTCTATGATCTCGGGTAGTCGGGTGTCACATCGTAGCCATGACCAGTGGAAATCTCCAAATCGTACCAGTACATCAAGGACGGTTTTGCAACTATCGGTCGCTATCAACAGTAGCAAGTATCTTGATAGTCCTCGGCACCTGATATGCCCATCGAGACCTCCCACATAGCTTCTCCAGCTCCGTCTTCCTCTTCTTTCCCTTCCCCTCCACAAGCTTCTTGACGAACTCT
Proteins encoded in this region:
- a CDS encoding Delta 8-(E)-sphingolipid desaturase, encoding MAAAQHTSRYRDTVLTRRKIESLIAEGRKIVIVNGTVLKVDAWLPYHPGGDKALLHMVGRDATNEVKAFHSVETQQFMQKYRIGKIEGQWKDFLPPIQGGVFRRVEEQDSSTTVESDGDTERDSSSHSSSSEPSPIFEPAERLSDSLRKRRSSVAASDSSATSLETLAIGEPAVGSNKVATGDERTKQERQRDLDTFPSLDPATQASIIEKYKLLDQRLRDDGLYNCNYTAYLFEAMRYSFLAFMAYFFLQKSWYALSGLFLGMMWHQLVFTVHDAGHMGITHNFHVDSCIGIFIADFLGGLSCCWWKRNHNVHHIVTNSAEHDPDIQHMPFFAVSHRFFDSLRSTYYDRIMTFDAVAKFVLQYQHYLYYPILTMGRFNLYVLSWQYIFLGQGPRKGPAWSHRYLEMAGQAFFWYWFGYLTVYKSIPIGWDRFIFVMVSHAITMPVHVQITLSHFAMSTADLGVAESFPQRMLRTTMDVDCPEWLDFFHGGLQFQAVHHLFPRMPRHNLRKAQKLVMEYCDEVGIPYAIWNFTEGNGKVIKQLEDIANQARIMRECQKTMTLQDALEGH
- a CDS encoding COP9 signalosome complex subunit 3, whose protein sequence is MSDLATMLSFPPEKKKKDLSIKDYDKEMTSYIKSLSGLSQSAWTKNVEKKNILEMLDPAVNSIPYLVSLNRQLDANANDVRALEQLYQHIELFFTSFDPVQVRYVGEEWRNLFTTTYELLQNDRSDNISLLVNALLRLDPTAGTFTTNHLRIVRLALRNEVPSQALPIIDRDIYAFPQKAVKGAPDELLSDEHELSNAYITYNSKFSQPISTEYVLEYYLLGAHIYIGMRNFHRARLFLEHVILSPTQQHAVSALQVEAYKKWVLIGLLAQGRAYPAPKTVDPSVYKSIQVLAKPYDALSDDFDKRDYKKWNAEVEVAANIWQDDGNLRLVREAGEALMRYRVLDLQKTYAALSIARVAQLVDMRDTEAIQLLQQMIQGGHLNADLSSTDGVLRFNETSVAPTAADDDLEGQTQRITTLVASIRDADRRLQLTKEYVDYAKRIKRSGDAVSGDPADMMDLSYDAPIVDDDGDEDLMNGGF